A genomic window from Streptomyces mirabilis includes:
- a CDS encoding MarR family winged helix-turn-helix transcriptional regulator, whose amino-acid sequence MESESFPEALADALAGGQRLIRRRLRRGTNAPRLRGAEVELLRLVVARPGIGVSEAAKELYLAGNSVSTLVNQLARDGYLNRETDPADRRAARLLPTPAADARLRDWRERRTALVRRQVARLDEAERAALEAALPALRKLAANLHEEAEET is encoded by the coding sequence GTGGAGTCCGAGAGCTTTCCCGAGGCGCTGGCGGACGCCCTGGCCGGAGGACAGCGACTGATCCGGCGGCGACTGCGCAGGGGCACGAACGCGCCGCGGCTGCGCGGCGCGGAGGTCGAGCTGCTGCGGCTGGTCGTGGCCCGCCCCGGCATCGGTGTGTCGGAGGCCGCCAAGGAGCTCTACCTGGCGGGCAATTCGGTCTCGACACTGGTCAACCAACTGGCCCGGGACGGCTATCTGAACCGCGAGACGGACCCGGCCGACCGGCGGGCGGCACGCCTGCTGCCCACACCGGCGGCGGACGCGCGACTGCGCGACTGGCGTGAGCGGCGCACGGCTCTCGTACGCCGCCAGGTGGCCCGCCTCGACGAGGCCGAACGCGCGGCCCTGGAGGCTGCCCTTCCGGCCCTCCGCAAGCTGGCGGCGAACCTGCACGAGGAGGCCGAGGAGACATGA
- a CDS encoding Gfo/Idh/MocA family protein, with protein MTAIETDAAQPWPHPPVKVGLVGAGPWARTVHARVLAAGPETRLTSVWARRAEAARETAEPHGAAAVTRFEELLDGCEAVAFAVPPAVQADLAPLAAKAGKALLLEKPLGVDLASARRLVDAVDEAGVVSQLVLTNRYHPVTREFLSRARELEITGARSCLLHGAFLGGEFATTWRLEHGALLDLGPHLLDLLDAAVGPIVRVRGTGDPRRWIELTCEHADGVVSQASLSGSVHVEQGSTRIELFGPQAPLVYDATELDHEETWSVLRREFATAVRTGVSGALDVHRGLHLQTLMAQASES; from the coding sequence GTGACCGCGATCGAGACCGATGCCGCGCAGCCGTGGCCCCATCCTCCGGTGAAGGTCGGGCTGGTCGGTGCCGGGCCCTGGGCACGGACCGTGCACGCGCGCGTGCTCGCCGCCGGTCCCGAGACACGGCTGACCTCGGTGTGGGCGCGGCGCGCCGAGGCGGCCCGGGAGACGGCCGAGCCCCACGGGGCCGCGGCGGTCACACGTTTCGAGGAGCTGCTCGACGGCTGCGAGGCGGTCGCGTTCGCCGTTCCGCCCGCGGTGCAGGCGGACCTCGCTCCGCTGGCCGCGAAGGCGGGCAAGGCACTGCTCCTGGAGAAGCCGCTCGGTGTGGATCTGGCGTCGGCGCGGCGCCTTGTCGACGCCGTCGACGAGGCCGGGGTCGTCTCCCAGCTCGTCCTGACCAACCGCTACCACCCGGTCACCCGGGAGTTCCTGAGCAGAGCGCGGGAGCTGGAGATCACCGGGGCCCGTTCGTGTCTCCTGCACGGGGCCTTCCTGGGCGGCGAGTTCGCCACCACCTGGCGGCTCGAGCACGGCGCCCTGCTCGACCTGGGTCCCCATCTTCTGGATCTCCTGGACGCCGCTGTCGGACCGATCGTCCGGGTCCGCGGCACCGGTGACCCCCGGCGATGGATCGAGCTGACCTGCGAGCACGCCGACGGTGTAGTCAGTCAGGCCTCGCTGTCCGGATCGGTCCACGTCGAGCAGGGCAGCACGCGTATCGAACTCTTCGGTCCGCAGGCCCCGCTGGTCTACGACGCCACCGAACTCGACCACGAGGAGACCTGGTCGGTGCTGCGCCGGGAGTTCGCCACGGCCGTACGCACCGGGGTGTCCGGCGCACTCGATGTCCACCGGGGACTTCACCTCCAGACGCTGATGGCGCAGGCCTCGGAGAGCTGA
- a CDS encoding MFS transporter, with product MDTSRSSTDGADSGIDRGTDGGAGNGSAAGSAEHDEAAGADRTGWRRWAMDTRPLRRPAYRRLWSSTIVTAVGSQLTAVAVPKQIYDITGSSAWVGYASLAGLLPLVVFALWGGAVADSMDRRKLLLITNTGIAVTSVLFWIQAVVGLDSVFVLMALLAVQQAFFGLNSPARNASIARLVPEDELPAANALGSTVMQTGLVAGPLLAGALIPVIGLGELYLIDALALCVTVWAVMRLPALPPLTGSAAKRAGWREVAAGFRYIALHKVLLLSFLADIIAMVLGMPRALFPQLAAETYASYGEGLALGLLFAAIPIGAVIGGLMSGTFSRARRHGLMVIAAVMAWGAAITGFGLSTSLWVAVAFLAAAGVADMVSMVFRGAILLSAATDEMRGRMQGVFTVVVAGGPRLADVLHGTAGSVLGARAAVAGGGLLVVVAMAILAVAAPALRRYS from the coding sequence GTGGACACGAGCAGGAGCAGTACGGACGGGGCGGACAGCGGGATCGACCGGGGGACGGACGGCGGGGCCGGGAACGGCTCGGCGGCCGGATCCGCCGAACACGACGAGGCGGCGGGAGCGGACCGCACCGGCTGGCGCCGCTGGGCGATGGACACCCGCCCGCTGCGCCGCCCCGCGTACCGCAGGCTCTGGTCCTCCACCATCGTCACGGCGGTGGGCAGCCAGCTCACCGCCGTCGCCGTGCCCAAGCAGATCTACGACATCACCGGCTCCTCGGCCTGGGTCGGTTACGCGAGCCTGGCCGGACTGCTGCCGCTCGTGGTCTTCGCGCTGTGGGGCGGCGCGGTCGCCGACAGCATGGACCGGCGCAAGCTGCTCCTCATCACCAACACCGGCATAGCCGTCACCTCGGTGCTGTTCTGGATACAGGCCGTCGTCGGACTCGATTCGGTGTTCGTCCTGATGGCGCTGCTCGCCGTCCAGCAGGCCTTCTTCGGACTGAACTCCCCGGCCCGCAACGCCTCCATCGCCCGGCTCGTCCCCGAGGACGAACTGCCCGCGGCGAACGCCCTCGGTTCGACCGTCATGCAGACGGGCCTGGTGGCGGGGCCACTGCTCGCGGGTGCCCTGATCCCCGTCATCGGCCTGGGCGAGCTCTATCTGATCGACGCCCTGGCGCTGTGCGTCACCGTGTGGGCCGTGATGCGGCTGCCCGCACTGCCGCCCCTGACGGGCTCCGCGGCCAAACGGGCGGGCTGGCGCGAGGTCGCCGCCGGTTTCCGCTACATCGCGCTGCACAAGGTGCTGCTGCTGTCCTTCCTCGCCGACATCATCGCCATGGTCCTCGGCATGCCCCGGGCCCTGTTCCCGCAGCTGGCCGCCGAAACCTACGCGTCCTACGGGGAAGGGCTCGCGCTCGGCCTGCTGTTCGCGGCGATCCCGATCGGCGCGGTGATCGGCGGACTGATGTCGGGCACGTTCTCCCGGGCCCGTCGGCACGGGCTCATGGTGATCGCCGCGGTGATGGCCTGGGGAGCGGCGATCACCGGCTTCGGCCTGAGCACCAGCCTCTGGGTGGCCGTGGCGTTCCTCGCCGCCGCCGGGGTCGCCGACATGGTCTCCATGGTCTTCCGCGGCGCGATCCTGCTGTCGGCCGCCACGGACGAGATGCGCGGCCGGATGCAGGGCGTGTTCACCGTGGTGGTCGCGGGCGGCCCGCGGTTGGCCGACGTCCTGCACGGAACGGCCGGCTCCGTCCTGGGCGCCCGCGCCGCCGTCGCGGGCGGCGGACTGCTGGTGGTCGTCGCCATGGCGATCCTGGCGGTCGCGGCGCCGGCGCTGCGACGCTACTCGTGA